One window of Toxotes jaculatrix isolate fToxJac2 chromosome 19, fToxJac2.pri, whole genome shotgun sequence genomic DNA carries:
- the znf395b gene encoding zinc finger protein 395b isoform X3 has protein sequence MAAMRPEYRAGAGPDGRAACPSGLQTCISTTTHNSNGPDVQQTRVCAQSCVQTEKAFTESGRHNNKTSVHLQREGERGWSNLATPLQTVAPTMHLSNVSATGEAPYSFRSPESVEMDEIMAAMVLTSLSCSPVVQSPPQTDPAGSSSSADMECGGGELSDSGSSGYWSWDHGNVSPTPSPSVTEMDSSPDEGLHMDLEQGEELNAKKPKSSFRGVYKCLWPSCGKVLTSSVGIKRHIRVLHLGSGSDQSQREEDFYYTKISCETVDASSTPAPSQQALGQASSSHLSWASCGSPPGSGLQIPPAHRPRSNSSSGLGPSRPSPLSQSAPSSFWQIHSEHLYQACSPVQVSVAPRSPGCQGWTPAASVSGHSNTAMVKPRCRSVSVGEQWLQQNRLQPMSASPSRTHCSFRKGRGEAKKCRKVYGVERKDQWCTACRWKKACQRFPD, from the exons ATGGCAGCTATGAGACCTGAGTACAGAGCTGGAGCAGGGCCAGACGGGAGGGCGGCGTGCCCGTCGGGACTACAGACCTGCATCTCTACAACGACGCACAACAGCAACGGGCCTGACGTGCAGCAGACTCGG GTGTGTGCGCAGAGCTGTGTTCAGACTGAGAAAGCATTCACAGAGAGCGGGCGCCACAACAACAAAACGTCAGttcacctgcagagagagggTGAGCGAGGCTGGAGCAACCTAGCCACTCCCCTGCAAACTGTGGCACCCACAATGCACCTCAGCAACGTGTCAGCTACTGGAGAGGCACCGTACAG CTTCCGCAGCCCAGAGTCGGTGGAGATGGACGAGATCATGGCCGCCATGGTTCTGACCAGTCTGTCCTGTAGCCCTGTGGTCCAGAGTCCTCCACAGACAGATCCAG CTGGCTCATCATCGTCAGCTGACATGgagtgtggtggtggtgagctCTCTGACAGTGGCAGCAGTGGCTACTGGAGCTGGGACCATGGTAACGTGAGCCCCACCCCCTCGCCGTCAGTCACCGAGATGGACAGCAGCCCAGATGAAGGCCTACACATGGATCTGGAGCAGGGAGAGGAGCTTAATGCCAAAAAGCCAAAG AGCTCTTTCAGAGGTGTGTATAAGTGTCTGTGGCCCAGTTGTGGCAAGGTGCTTACATCTTCAGTCGGAATAAAGCGACACATCCGTGTGCTGCATCTGGG cagtgggtCAGATCAGtcccagagagaggaggacttCTACTACACCAAGATCTCCTGCGAGACTGTAGATGCCAGCTCTACTCCAGCTCCTTCCCAGCAGGCTCTGGGCCAGGCCTCGTCCTCTCATCTCAGCTGGGCCTCCTGTGGTTCTCCTCCAGGCTCAGGGCTCCAGATCCCCCCAGCTCACAGGCCCAGGTCCAACTCCAGCTCTGGGCTGGGCCCGAGCAGGCCCAGTCCGCTCAGCCAGTCGGCCCCCAGCAGCTTTTGGCAGATTCACTCAGAGCATCTTTATCAG GCCTGTAGCCCCGTCCAGGTATCCGTGGCCCCCAGAAGCCCTGGCTGCCAGGGCTGGACACCTGCCGCCTCTGTTTCCGGCCACAGTAACACTGCA ATGGTGAAACCTCGCTGCCGGTCTGTCAGTGTTGGGGAACAGTGGCTCCAGCAGAACAGGCTGCAGCCTATGAGTGCATCGCCATCCCGCACTCACTGCTCCTTCAG GAAGGGTCGCGGGGAGGCCAAAAAGTGCCGCAAGGTGTACGGAGTGGAACGCAAGGATCAGTGGTGCACCGCCTGCCGCTGGAAAAAAGCCTGCCAGCGCTTCCCTGACTAA
- the znf395b gene encoding zinc finger protein 395b isoform X1, whose amino-acid sequence MAAMRPEYRAGAGPDGRAACPSGLQTCISTTTHNSNGPDVQQTRVCAQSCVQTEKAFTESGRHNNKTSVHLQREGERGWSNLATPLQTVAPTMHLSNVSATGEAPYSFRSPESVEMDEIMAAMVLTSLSCSPVVQSPPQTDPGPAGSSSSADMECGGGELSDSGSSGYWSWDHGNVSPTPSPSVTEMDSSPDEGLHMDLEQGEELNAKKPKSSFRGVYKCLWPSCGKVLTSSVGIKRHIRVLHLGSGSDQSQREEDFYYTKISCETVDASSTPAPSQQALGQASSSHLSWASCGSPPGSGLQIPPAHRPRSNSSSGLGPSRPSPLSQSAPSSFWQIHSEHLYQACSPVQVSVAPRSPGCQGWTPAASVSGHSNTAMVKPRCRSVSVGEQWLQQNRLQPMSASPSRTHCSFRKGRGEAKKCRKVYGVERKDQWCTACRWKKACQRFPD is encoded by the exons ATGGCAGCTATGAGACCTGAGTACAGAGCTGGAGCAGGGCCAGACGGGAGGGCGGCGTGCCCGTCGGGACTACAGACCTGCATCTCTACAACGACGCACAACAGCAACGGGCCTGACGTGCAGCAGACTCGG GTGTGTGCGCAGAGCTGTGTTCAGACTGAGAAAGCATTCACAGAGAGCGGGCGCCACAACAACAAAACGTCAGttcacctgcagagagagggTGAGCGAGGCTGGAGCAACCTAGCCACTCCCCTGCAAACTGTGGCACCCACAATGCACCTCAGCAACGTGTCAGCTACTGGAGAGGCACCGTACAG CTTCCGCAGCCCAGAGTCGGTGGAGATGGACGAGATCATGGCCGCCATGGTTCTGACCAGTCTGTCCTGTAGCCCTGTGGTCCAGAGTCCTCCACAGACAGATCCAGGGCCAG CTGGCTCATCATCGTCAGCTGACATGgagtgtggtggtggtgagctCTCTGACAGTGGCAGCAGTGGCTACTGGAGCTGGGACCATGGTAACGTGAGCCCCACCCCCTCGCCGTCAGTCACCGAGATGGACAGCAGCCCAGATGAAGGCCTACACATGGATCTGGAGCAGGGAGAGGAGCTTAATGCCAAAAAGCCAAAG AGCTCTTTCAGAGGTGTGTATAAGTGTCTGTGGCCCAGTTGTGGCAAGGTGCTTACATCTTCAGTCGGAATAAAGCGACACATCCGTGTGCTGCATCTGGG cagtgggtCAGATCAGtcccagagagaggaggacttCTACTACACCAAGATCTCCTGCGAGACTGTAGATGCCAGCTCTACTCCAGCTCCTTCCCAGCAGGCTCTGGGCCAGGCCTCGTCCTCTCATCTCAGCTGGGCCTCCTGTGGTTCTCCTCCAGGCTCAGGGCTCCAGATCCCCCCAGCTCACAGGCCCAGGTCCAACTCCAGCTCTGGGCTGGGCCCGAGCAGGCCCAGTCCGCTCAGCCAGTCGGCCCCCAGCAGCTTTTGGCAGATTCACTCAGAGCATCTTTATCAG GCCTGTAGCCCCGTCCAGGTATCCGTGGCCCCCAGAAGCCCTGGCTGCCAGGGCTGGACACCTGCCGCCTCTGTTTCCGGCCACAGTAACACTGCA ATGGTGAAACCTCGCTGCCGGTCTGTCAGTGTTGGGGAACAGTGGCTCCAGCAGAACAGGCTGCAGCCTATGAGTGCATCGCCATCCCGCACTCACTGCTCCTTCAG GAAGGGTCGCGGGGAGGCCAAAAAGTGCCGCAAGGTGTACGGAGTGGAACGCAAGGATCAGTGGTGCACCGCCTGCCGCTGGAAAAAAGCCTGCCAGCGCTTCCCTGACTAA
- the znf395b gene encoding zinc finger protein 395b isoform X2, protein MAAMRPEYRAGAGPDGRAACPSGLQTCISTTTHNSNGPDVQQTRVCAQSCVQTEKAFTESGRHNNKTSVHLQREGERGWSNLATPLQTVAPTMHLSNVSATGEAPYSFRSPESVEMDEIMAAMVLTSLSCSPVVQSPPQTDPGPAGSSSSADMECGGGELSDSGSSGYWSWDHGNVSPTPSPSVTEMDSSPDEGLHMDLEQGEELNAKKPKSSFRGVYKCLWPSCGKVLTSSVGIKRHIRVLHLGGSDQSQREEDFYYTKISCETVDASSTPAPSQQALGQASSSHLSWASCGSPPGSGLQIPPAHRPRSNSSSGLGPSRPSPLSQSAPSSFWQIHSEHLYQACSPVQVSVAPRSPGCQGWTPAASVSGHSNTAMVKPRCRSVSVGEQWLQQNRLQPMSASPSRTHCSFRKGRGEAKKCRKVYGVERKDQWCTACRWKKACQRFPD, encoded by the exons ATGGCAGCTATGAGACCTGAGTACAGAGCTGGAGCAGGGCCAGACGGGAGGGCGGCGTGCCCGTCGGGACTACAGACCTGCATCTCTACAACGACGCACAACAGCAACGGGCCTGACGTGCAGCAGACTCGG GTGTGTGCGCAGAGCTGTGTTCAGACTGAGAAAGCATTCACAGAGAGCGGGCGCCACAACAACAAAACGTCAGttcacctgcagagagagggTGAGCGAGGCTGGAGCAACCTAGCCACTCCCCTGCAAACTGTGGCACCCACAATGCACCTCAGCAACGTGTCAGCTACTGGAGAGGCACCGTACAG CTTCCGCAGCCCAGAGTCGGTGGAGATGGACGAGATCATGGCCGCCATGGTTCTGACCAGTCTGTCCTGTAGCCCTGTGGTCCAGAGTCCTCCACAGACAGATCCAGGGCCAG CTGGCTCATCATCGTCAGCTGACATGgagtgtggtggtggtgagctCTCTGACAGTGGCAGCAGTGGCTACTGGAGCTGGGACCATGGTAACGTGAGCCCCACCCCCTCGCCGTCAGTCACCGAGATGGACAGCAGCCCAGATGAAGGCCTACACATGGATCTGGAGCAGGGAGAGGAGCTTAATGCCAAAAAGCCAAAG AGCTCTTTCAGAGGTGTGTATAAGTGTCTGTGGCCCAGTTGTGGCAAGGTGCTTACATCTTCAGTCGGAATAAAGCGACACATCCGTGTGCTGCATCTGGG tgggtCAGATCAGtcccagagagaggaggacttCTACTACACCAAGATCTCCTGCGAGACTGTAGATGCCAGCTCTACTCCAGCTCCTTCCCAGCAGGCTCTGGGCCAGGCCTCGTCCTCTCATCTCAGCTGGGCCTCCTGTGGTTCTCCTCCAGGCTCAGGGCTCCAGATCCCCCCAGCTCACAGGCCCAGGTCCAACTCCAGCTCTGGGCTGGGCCCGAGCAGGCCCAGTCCGCTCAGCCAGTCGGCCCCCAGCAGCTTTTGGCAGATTCACTCAGAGCATCTTTATCAG GCCTGTAGCCCCGTCCAGGTATCCGTGGCCCCCAGAAGCCCTGGCTGCCAGGGCTGGACACCTGCCGCCTCTGTTTCCGGCCACAGTAACACTGCA ATGGTGAAACCTCGCTGCCGGTCTGTCAGTGTTGGGGAACAGTGGCTCCAGCAGAACAGGCTGCAGCCTATGAGTGCATCGCCATCCCGCACTCACTGCTCCTTCAG GAAGGGTCGCGGGGAGGCCAAAAAGTGCCGCAAGGTGTACGGAGTGGAACGCAAGGATCAGTGGTGCACCGCCTGCCGCTGGAAAAAAGCCTGCCAGCGCTTCCCTGACTAA
- the pnocb gene encoding prepronociceptin b, translating into MKIPLWCLVVLLACLFAPGRSDCQGDCVACGLLLQQQQQLQQAFNTMVCLLECEGHVSSSLTWEVCKRAVKLSHRPTFPEGGALLKRTGEKLELTSLDLNSDSELLQSAAAERFQDGDQEETPVEQRSVQYDSSLLESSEEGEGLQGLDLSLVDEEMKSREERNVESDNQLEGDEDDSLEPITLSKRFGGFQRGRHGYRKLIGSPMRPLQKRYGGFIGVRKSARKWNSQKRVNQLLRQYLGMRSSRSGRFNNIPVTRVWRQNKL; encoded by the exons ATGAAGATCCCTCTGTGGTGCCTGGTGGTGCTGCTGGCATGTCTCTTCGCCCCTGGACGCAGTGACTGCCAGGGGGACTGTGTGGCCTGCGGtctgctcctgcagcagcagcaacagctgcagCAAGCCTTCAACACCAtg gtgtgtttgttaGAGTGTGAGGGTCATGTCTCCTCCTCGCTCACATGGGAGGTGTGTAAACGTGCTGTCAAACTGTCGCACCGTCCTACGTTTCCTGAGGGAGGCGCTCTGTTGAAGAGAACAGGAGAGAAGCTGGAGCTGACCTCTCTTGACCTGAACTCTGACAGTGAACTGCTgcagtctgcagctgcagagcgTTTCCAGGATGGGGATCAGGAGGAGACACCAGTCGAGCAGCGCAGTGTCCAGTATGACTCATCACTGCTGGAATCCtctgaggagggggagggcCTGCAGGGTCTGGATCTCAGTCTGGTGGATGAAGAGATGAAGTcaagggaggagaggaacgTGGAAAGTGACAACCAGCTAGAAGGGGATGAGGATGACAGCTTAGAGCCGATCACCTTATCCAAACGCTTTGGTGGCTTTCAGAGAGGGCGCCATGGGTACAGGAAGCTCATTGGCTCTCCCATGAGGCCCCTACAAAAGCGCTACGGTGGGTTCATAGGTGTCCGGAAATCTGCCCGCAAATGGAACAGTCAGAAACGGGTGAACCAGCTGCTCAGGCAGTACCTGGGCATGAGGAGCAGCCGCAGCGGCCGGTTCAACAACATCCCTGTAACTCGGGTTTGGAGGCAAAACAAACTGTAA